In Aeromicrobium sp. A1-2, the DNA window CCGCGCAGCGATGGCTTGTCGCGCTGCTCGACCGACGCGAAGAACGCATCGAGATCCAGGTGCATGATCGTCGCCGTGGACCGCATGGCACCAGTCTCTCGTGCCCGGCGGCCACGTCTTCATGCACACCCGCGGCCCGGGTCCCGGGTGTCCACAGTCGCCGAGAGGGAGGCTGACCGGCGGCTCCCCGGCGGCCAGCGTGGAGGCATGACACAGACCCCTTCGATCTACACGGCTCACGACATCCCCGACCTGCTGAATGCCCTGCCAACCCTGTTCGGCTTCCGACCGGCGGAGTCGCTCGTCGCCGTGGCAACCCACGGACCGCGGCGCCGATTCGGCTTCCGGCTCCGTGTCGACATCCCGGCCGGCGAGGACGTGCAGACACTCGCACGGGTCGTCGTGGGCCACCTGCGACACCAGGGTGCTGAGGGCGCGATCGTCCTGGCGGTGACCCGACAGCAGGAAGTTGCTCGCGACCTGCTGGCCGCGATCGAGCGCGAGCTCGACCAGATCGACGTCATCGTCTGTGCCCGGGCCGACGGGGAGCGCTACTGGTCCGACGAGCCGGGCTTCCCCGTAGCGGGCATCGCGTACGAGTCGTCGGATCATCACCTTTCGATCGTCCAGGCGGTCGCCGCCGGCCAACAGATCCTGCCGGACCGGGACGCCCTCGTGCAGCGCTATCGCGCCGTCGAGCAGCCCCGCCGAGCGTGGATGGATCGCACGACGGCCGAGGTGCTCGACGAGGTCGTCCGGGTGGTCAGCCGGACCCCGGACGAAGACCTCGCCGAGGTCGGGATGGGGCAGGTTCAGCCCATCCTCGCCCGCGGCCTCGCGGGGGAGCGGCTGACGGACGACGACTTGGCTCGGCTCTCGATCTGGGTCTCGGGAATCGCGGTGCGCGACCAGGTGTGGAGCCAGATCACGACCGAGACGGCCGACGGCATGCTCCGGGTGCTCGCCGAGGTGTCGCGCAGCGTCGTGCCACCGTTCGAGCCGGGAGTGTTGAGCCTCACGGCGTTCGCGGCCTGGCTGACCGGTGACGGCACGCAGTCGCTGATTGCGGTCGAGCGCGCCTTGGCGGCTGATCCGGCGTACTCGATGGCCGGGCTCATGCTGCAGATGCTCGAAGGGGGAGTGCCGCCATCTCAATGGAGCGCAATTCGCGCCGTTGGGCCTGCCTCGGCCTAGGGTGTGTGCATGGGACAGGATGTCGACGCCCGCGAGTTCAGCCGCGAGGACCGCACGCTCTATCGCGCCAAGGTGCGCCGGTGCCTGGATGTCTTCGCCCGGATGCTCAGCGAATACGACCTGTCGTTCGAGCACACGCACGTCGGCATCGAGATCGAGTTCAACCTGGTCGACGACCAGGGCGATCCGGCGCTCAAGAACGCCGAGGCGCTCGAGGCCATCGCGGACGAGGACTTCCAGACCGAGCTCGGTCTGTTCAACATCGAGATCAA includes these proteins:
- a CDS encoding DUF4192 domain-containing protein, yielding MTQTPSIYTAHDIPDLLNALPTLFGFRPAESLVAVATHGPRRRFGFRLRVDIPAGEDVQTLARVVVGHLRHQGAEGAIVLAVTRQQEVARDLLAAIERELDQIDVIVCARADGERYWSDEPGFPVAGIAYESSDHHLSIVQAVAAGQQILPDRDALVQRYRAVEQPRRAWMDRTTAEVLDEVVRVVSRTPDEDLAEVGMGQVQPILARGLAGERLTDDDLARLSIWVSGIAVRDQVWSQITTETADGMLRVLAEVSRSVVPPFEPGVLSLTAFAAWLTGDGTQSLIAVERALAADPAYSMAGLMLQMLEGGVPPSQWSAIRAVGPASA